The Deinococcus reticulitermitis sequence CGTGATCCTGGAAAACTACGACATGAATGTCGCCCGCCACCTCGTGCAGGGGGTCGACATCTGGCTGAACAACCCCCGCCGGCCCCTCGAGGCCTCGGGCACGAGCGGCATGAAAGCCAGCTTCAACGGCTCGCCCAACTTCAGCGTGCTCGACGGCTGGTGGCGCGAGGGCTACGACGGAGAGAACGGCTGGCCGATCGGCGAGGAGCGCGAGTACGCCGACCTCGCTGTGCAGGACGACGCCGACGCCTACGACCTCTACCGCCGCCTTGAAGAAGAGATCGTGCCGCGTTACTACGGCACGGCGCCCGGTGCCGGGAGCTGGGCCGCCACGGTGCGCCGCTCGATCGAGACGGTCAGCCCGCGCTTCTCGATGCAGCGTCAGGTGATTGACTATGTTCAGCAGTATTACGGCCCGCTCGGTCAGCGCGGCGCGGGGCTCGCGGCCAACGGTGCCGCCCGCGCCCGCGAGGTGGCCGCCTGGAAAGGCTGGGTGCGCCAGCAGTGGCCCCACACCCACATCCAGGCGCACGCCAATCTGCCCACCACCGCCCGCCCAGGCGAGAAGGTGACAGTCAGCGCCCAGGTCAACCCCGCCGGCATCCGCCCCGAGGAGCTGCGGGTCGAGGCGGTCCTCAGGCGCGGGCAGGAAGTGCTGCACTTCCCACTTCAGGCCGGCGAAAACGGAACCTACAACGCCGAGGTGCCCCTCGAGGGCAGCGGCCTGTATTCGCTCGGTGTGCGGATGCTCCCGGTCATTCCGGGCCTGAGCAGCGATTTCGAAGCGGGCCTCGTGAAGTGGGCCTGAATAAGGGAGGCTGAATTAAGAAGGCCGGGGCCAGGCGCCGGCTTGAGGGCCTGAAAGGGGGAGAGCCTGGGCGCTGCGCCCCCTTTTTGCTGTGGATTCACCGTTCTCTCTTCCGGCCCGCTCTGGGTGAGGGGCATCATCGGCTCAAACCGCTGCCTAAACAGTTGACCTTTTTGCTCAGCTTCTTGATGTACCTTTTGCCTTGATGACGGCTCTTCCTTCTCCGCCGGACCTGACGCAGCCCGAGCGGCGCACGCCTTCACGCTGGAGGGTGCTGAGCTGGCAGATCCTTGGCCTCGCGCTGATTCTTGGCGTCTGGTGGCTGGTCACCGATCTCCTGAAGCTCTATCCGCCCTACGTTTTTCCGAGCCCCAGAGCGGTATGGACCGAGATCGCTTACGGGCTGTGGGGCACCGGGCCGCAGGACGGCAAGCTGCTTGCGGCCATCGGGGGGAGCCTGCGCCGGGTGCTGACCGGCTACCTGATCGCGGTGCTGCTGGGTGGGCTTGCGGGACTCCTGATGGGCGCTTGGCTGCCGCTGCGCGCGACGCTGGGGGCCTACCTCACCGGGCTCCAGAGCATTCCGAGCATCGCGTTCGTGCCGTTTGCGATCCTGTTTTTCGGCCTCAACGAGCGGGCCGTGCTGTTCGTGGTGATTCTTGAAGGCTTCATCCCGGTCGCGCTCGCGGTTTCCGGAGCCCTGCTCAACGTACCGCCGGCCCTGCGGGTCGCGGGGCGCACCCTGGGGGCGAGCGGGCCGGGGCTGATGCTGCGGGTGTTGCTGCCCGCCGCCCTGCCCAACGTGCTGACTGGGCTGCGGACCGCCTGGAGCTTCGCGTGGCGCGCGCTTGTCGGCGGCGAACTGCTGATCGCGGGGGCCAAGAGCCTCGGTGAGCTGCTCGAGGTGGGGCGCAACACCGCCAACGTGGCGCTCGTGCTCGCCACCATATTGATTATCGGGGTGATCGGCGGCCTCTTCGACGCTCTGCTGCGCCGTGCCGAGGGCCGGGTGCGGCGTGATTACGGTCTGGAGGTACAGACATGACGGTAGGAGGAGTCACACCACCGCCCGCCCGAAGTCTGGGAGAGTTTGGAGATGAGGAAAGCAGTGTGACGCAGACCCGGCGCCCGGTGGCTGGCTCAAGCCTCAGCCTGGACCGCGTGACCTACCGCTACGGACGCGGCGGCGCGGGGGTCGGCCCGCTCGACATCCAGGTGGCGCCGGGCGAGTTCCTGTGCGTGGTGGGGCCGTCGGGGAGCGGCAAAAGCACGCTGCTCTCACTGCTCGCCGGCTTTCTGCGCCCGCAGCAGGGCCAGATCCGGCTCGGCGGCGACGTGGTGCAGGGGCCGCACCCGGCGCTGACGCTCGTGCAGCAGGAGCCGGCGCTCTTTCCCTGGCTGACGGTGGCGGGCAACGTGGCGTTCGGGCTCAAACGGCTGAGCGGCCCCGAGCGCTCGGCGCGGGTCGAGGAGGCGCTGCGGCTCGTCGGGCTGTCGGGCTACGGGGGTCGGCGGGTCCATGAACTCTCGGGTGGGCAACGCCAGCGGGTGAGTCTGGCCCGCGCCCTGGCGGTCAAGCCGGGGCTGCTGCTGCTCGACGAGCCGTTCAGCGCTCTGGACCACGCCACCCGCACCTCGCTCGCCGACGAACTCCTCGCCATCTGGTGGGAGCAGAAGGTCACCGTGGTCTTCGTGACCCACCAGCTCGACGAGGCGCTGCACCTGGGGCGGCGGGTGGTGGCGCTGCGGCGGGGCGAGGTGGCGCTCGACGCCCCGAGCCAGGGCCTGAGCGTCCAGGAACTGCGGCAGGTGCTCGGCGGCTGAGCCCTGGCAGCGGCTGGTAGGAGGCGGCCCGTATACTCGCGCTGTGACGCAAGGTTTCTCACCGGCCCCTTCCCCGCTGGGGGTGCTTCCGCCGCCGGGTCCGACCTGCGTGCATCTGCCGCTCGGCGTGACGCCGCAGGAACTCGCGCGCCACGCGGTCGGGCTCGCCAACGCGCGCGGCGGCAGCGTGGTGGTGGGGGCCGACCTCGTGGGGGGGCATGGGGGCCGCGACGCCGGGGAACTGCATCCCCTGATGATCACCCACGCGATCTTCGAGCTCTCGGGCGGGCGCCTGACGGTCAATGTGCAGCACCACCGCCTGCCGGGCGGTACGCAGGTGCTCACCGTGTTCGTGCCGCAGGCGCCCTACGTCCTCGCGGCGCCCGACGGCGCGGTGCTGGCCTGGGACGGCGCGCACCTCGTGCCGGTGCTGCCGGGTACGGGCGAACCGGTCGCCGACCAGGACTACACGGCGGTCGTGCCGCCCGACGCTTCGCTCGCCGACCTCGACCCCGCCGAGGTGGGGCGGTTGCGGCTGCTCGGGCGGCGCATCGATGCGGCCAACCTGCCCGACCTCGACTTTCTGCGCGAACTCGGGCTGCTCGTGCCGAGTGGGGGAGCGCTGCGGCCCACGCTCGCGGCGATCCTGCTCGCCGGCACCGGCGCGGCGCTGCGGGCGCACGTGCCGCAGGCCGAGGTGTGTTATTTCCACCACCAGACGAACGACGTGGAATTCCAGTTCCGCGAGGACCTGCGCCGCCCCCTGCCGTCGCTGCTGCTGCGCCTCTCCGAGCTGATCCAGGCCAGAAACCGTTTCACACCGGTGCAGGTGGGGTTATTTAGGGTGGAGGTCTGGGACCACGATGAGTCGGTCTACCGCGAGGCGCTGCTCAACGCCCTGACGCACCGCGACTACACCCTGCGCGACGTGGTGCATGTCCACCACTACCCCGACCGGCTGGAGATCATGAGTCCCGGCGGCTTTTCCGGCGGCATCACGCCCGGCAACATCCTGCGCCACCAGCCCAAGCGGCGCAATCCTCTGCTCGCGGGTGTCCTCGCGCGGCTCGGGCTCGTCGAGCAGGCGGGAGTGGGCGTGGACAAGATGTTCAGCCTGATGCTCAGGCACGGCAAGGAGCCGCCCGAGTACGTCAACTACCCCGACGCGGTGACCCTGACGCTTTACGGCTCAGCCTTCGACTCGGATTTCGTGCGTTTCGTCGCGCGTAAGCAAGAGGAGTTGCCGCAACTCTCGCTCGACATGCTGATCGTGCTCAGCGTGCTCGCGCGCGAGGGCGAGGCTCCGCGCGCCGTCCTCGCCCGCGCCCTCCAACTTCCCGAGGACCGCACGCCCCGGCTGCTGCGCCAGATGGAAGACCTCGGCCTGATTGTGCGGGCCGGCGTCGGGCGCGGCATCGCCTACCACCTCGCCCCGGAAGTCGGGCAGGCGCTGGGGCGCGAGCGCCGCCGCCGGCTCGCGGTGGTCCCGGACCAGGAAGGTGAGGTCACCGAGCGTCCCACGCTGCTCGCCTCCGGCAACGGCCCGGGCCAGCCAGCGCCCTCCGCCATGCGGGAGCCGGAGCCCTCACAGAGCCCTGAGTCGGCACCGGCGCGCTCACGGGCGCAGACGGGAACGCTGAGCGCCTCCGGCCCCACCCAGAGCGAGGTGCGCGCCATTGCTCTCGCCCTCGCCCGCGAGCGCGGACAGGTGCGCAACGCCGACTTGCGCGAGGTCTGCGGCCTGAGCGCCCAGCAGTCCTGGCGGGTGCTGCGCGGCCTCGTGGACGCCGGGCGACTCGTGCGCCGGGGCAGCGGCACGCGCGGCGCCGCCTACGAGCTGGCGGGCGGGCCGGGCTGAGCGGCAAAGCGGCGAGGCGGTCCCCGAATAAGGACCGCCCCAGCAAGCTGCGCGCCTGAGCTTCAGACGTTGAAGCCGAACATCCGCATCTGGCGCTTGCCGTCCTCGGTCATCTTGTCGGGACCCCAGGGCGGCGTCCAGACGAACTCGACGTTGACGCCGCTCACCCCGTCGAGCCGGCCCACCGCCATCTCGGCGTCGGCGCGGATCAGGTCCTGCACCGGGCAGCCCACGCTGGTCAGCGTCATGGTGATGTCCACCTGGCCGCTGTCCATCACGTCCACCCCGTAGATCAGTCCGAGGTCCACGACGTTCACCGGGATCTCCGGGTCCTTGACGATTTTGAGGGCTTCGAGCACCTGCGCTTCGGTGGGCCGGGTGTCCAGGGCGGCGGGAGCTTCGCCGGTCATGCGTTGCCCCGGACGCCGCTGCCATGAACACTGGGCAGGCCGTCCTCGACCCAGGCATTGGTGCCGCCCTGGAGGTTGACCACATCGCTGTAGCCCTGCTCCAGCAGCCATTCGCCGGCCCGCGCGCTCCGCGCTCCGCTGCGGCAGATCATCACGAGGGGGCGGTCTTTGGGCAGCTCGGAGGCGCGGGCCTCGAACTCGCTGAGCGGCATAAGCTGCGCGCCCTCGGCATGGACGGCCTCGTATTCGTCGGGTTCGCGCACATCGACGAGCAGGGCGCCCTGCTGCACGAGCCGCTGCCCTTCGGCGGGAGTCACTTCTTTCATAGCGCTCAGCATAGCGGTCCCTCGGGCGCGCGTCTGGAAGGGTGATACTTTCCCCATGCCCACCGTCATTGACCTGCGCCGCCCCGAGGAGCGCGAGCGGGCGCCCCTCCCCGGCAGCGTCGCCCTTACCCTCGAAGAGATCGAGGACGGCGCCCACGGCCTGCGCCCCGAGCAGGGACCCTTCACGGTGATTTGCACCTTGGGCACCCGGGCGGACCTCGCCGCGCGCTACCTGCGGGCCGACGGGCTCGACGCCCGGCGCGGCAGTCCCGACTGATCCGGGGCGCTCAGCCCGGCAAGTCGCCGTTCACGAACACGGTCTTCTGGTCGGTGTAGTGCACCTGTCCGGCGGGCGCGCCCCTGGGCCGCCAGACATATTTGATGCGGGTGTAGTCCACCGGCACGTTGCCGCTGCCGCGCGCCTTGGAGTGGGCGGCGGCGAGCTGCGCGGCGTAGAGGATGTCGGGCAGGTCGAGATCCTTGCCGCCCGAGCGCACCAACACGTGCGAGCCCGGATAGCCCTGGGCGTGAAACCACCAGTCCATGCTTCTGCCGACGCGGTGGGTCAGGGTCGCGTTTTCCTTGTTGTTGCGGCCCACGAGCGCCTCGTGGCCGCCGGGGGTGCGGTAACGGGCGCCGTAGGGACTGCGCTCGGGCTTTTCACTTTCCAGGTCGGTGGCGAGCGCTTCGAGCTGCGCGAGGTCGGCCTGCTCCAGCCGCGCGAGGCGCTCGCGGGCGGCCTCCAGTTCGCTGCGGATGTTCTCCTCGCGCTCGGCGAGACGCAGGTAGACCTCCTCGCGGCGCCGGGCGCGGGCGTAGCGTTTCTCGGCGTTCTGCACCGCGCTGAGCTGCGGCTCCAGGGCCACCGGCACCTCACCCTCGCCATCAAATGCGGGAAGCACGGCACTCGCGGCGCCGGGTTCGACGGTGTGTGCGTAGGCCATCAGCAGGTCGGCCTCCAACCGGTCCTGGGCGGCGATCTCCACCCCCTCCTCGGCGCGGGCCACGTCGCCGAGCTGGTTTTCCAGCAGCGTCACCCGCTTTTCGAGCGGCTCGCGCAGTTCCTTACGCAGCAGCGTCGCCTTCTCGTGCCGCGCCGTTTCCCGCGCCCCCTCGCTCATGGTGCCCTCGCTCACGCTGGGGTCGGCGACGAGCGACTTCAGGGCGGCGTAGGCCCGCTCCCACGCTTCGCCGGGCGCCTGAGTCGGGGACAGCTCCGCGCGCCGGGCGAGTTCCGCCGAGAGGAGCGGCCCCAGCCCGTCCACCCGGCCCCGCCACTCGCCGATAGGCACGTCGGCGAGCGTGCGCGCCTCCTCAGGGGTCATATGGCGCGGGTCGAATTTGTCGTAGGGCGGCGGCGGCGTGTACAGTCCGCCGCTGCGGACCGTGCGGAAGCGGTTGCGGCTGCCGGTGATCTCGCGCGCGGCGAGCGTGATGCGGCCCCCGAAACCCTCGCCCGCCTCCAGCACGAGCAGGTTGGCGTTGCGGCCCGTCACCTCGAACAGCAGCCGCGCTGGAGGCTGGTCGATAAAGCCTTCTGCCGGGCCGAAATGCAGCGCCACCACCCGGTCGAGCTTGAGTTGCTCTATGTGCAGCAGCTCCCCGCGCACCCGCGCCGCGAGCAGGCGCTGAAAGGGGTTATGGGGCTCGCCGCGCAGCCGCTCGCGGCTCAGGAACAGCACCGGTTGCGGCGGGCGGTACCCGAGCACCAGGTTGCCCAGCGGCGTGCCGCCCGGCGCGTCGAGCAGCAGCGCCGCCGTCGTCTCGTCGGGAAAGGCCCAGCCAAGGTGGCGGGCGGGCAGGTGCGGCGAGAGGTCACGCAGCACCCGCGCGAGCATCAGCCCCTCCACGGGACGCCTCGCTGGAGCAGGAAAGACATAGGGAGGAACATCATCCGTACATCTTGAGGCTCAGCGGGCGGGTGACGAGGGCACCGGACCGCTCAGCCGGAAAGAGCACCTGCCGATTGTGGGCTATGCAACGGGTTTTTATCGTCTCTGGCGAAAGAGATACCAAAAAATTAAGACTTAATGAAGATAAGCTGACTCTGCTGTCAGGGCCGCCTTGAACTGGGTTGATATATTTACAGCTGAGCCGTCTAGACGTTTGGTTTCACTCTCCGGACTTTCCTGTGTCATGGGTGTGGCCCACTTCTCTAGCCTTGATCCTGTTGAGCGTCAGACGGTTCGGGTCTGTCCCCCTCTACTGGAAGCGCTTCCCGCTTTCGTTGAAGGTCCCTGACTGGGGACCGCAAGGAGTCTTATGAAAAAAGCACTGACCCTCCTGTCCCTCGCGCTGCTCGGTCAAGCGGGCGCCGCCACCCTGACGGTCTGGACCCACTTTGGAGACGCCGAACTGGCGTGGCTCCAGGCCCAGGCCAAGAGCTACGAAGCCAAGACGAAGAACAAGGTCAACATCGTCTCGGTGCCGTTCGGCGACATCACCGACAAGTTCATCCAGAGCGCGCCCAAGGGGCAGGGTCCCGACCTGATCGTGACCCAGGCGCACGACCGCATCGGCCAGATGGCGGCGGCGGGCGTGATCGAGCCGATGGACAAGTACGTCACCTCCAAGACCGACCTCGACCGCACGGCGCTCTCGGCGATGACCTACCAGGGCAAGCTGTTCGGCCTGCCGATGTTCGCCGAGTCGGTCGCCCTGATCTACAACAAGAAGCTGGTCCCCAAGGCCCCGACCACCTGGGCGCAGTTCCTGTCGGCGGCGCAGGCGGCGCAAAAGGGCGGCAACCTCGGCTTCCTGATGGAGCTGAACAACGCCTACCTGACCTACGGCTTCACGAGCGCCTACGGCGGCTACGTCTTCAAGAACAACGGCGGCACCTTGAACACCAAGGACATCGGGCTCGCCAACGCGGGCGCCGCGAAGGCCGCCGGCTTCCTGAACGACCTGCGCTTCAAGTACAACCTCGTGCCGGAGGGCGTGAGCGGTGAAGCGGCCCGCAGCGCCTTCGTGCAGGGCCGCGCCGCGATGATCCTGACCGGTCCCTGGGACATGGCCGACATCAAGAAGGCCAAGATCGACTACGGCATCGCCGCTTTCCCGACGCCTCCCGGCGCGAGCGGCAAGTGGAGCCCCTTTGTCGGCGTGCAGGGCACCCTGATGAACGCCTACTCGAAGAACAAGGCGGCCTCGGCAACCTTTGCCAAGCAGATCACCACCTCCGACGCGCAGGTCGCCTTCAACAAGGCGGGCGGACGCATCCCGGTGAGCCTCTCGGCGCGCACCAAGCTCAAGAATGACCCCGTGGTCGCGGGCTTCGGCAAGACCATCAGCCAGGGCACCCCGATGCCCAACGTGCCGCAGATGGGCGCCGTGTGGGGACCGTGGACCAATGCGGTGACCCAGGTCTCGCAGAAGGCCGGCGTGGACTACAGCGGCGTCCTGAACAAGGCCGTCACGGAGATGAAGAGCAACATCAAGTGATCCACTGATCCCGGTGGGGCAGATGGGCCGTGCGCTCATCTGCCCCTTCTGCCGTGTCTTCTGGGCTTGGCGCCGCCCACGCGCCGGACCCAGAGACAACGTTCATGAAGTTGTCAGTTCGGACCCCACCCCACACAATGTGTCCATTCCACCTTCAGGAGGCTTGACTCTATGACCGTGACTGCGCGTCCACCTTCGCTGCGTTCTGTGGTACCGCCCGACGGCGCCCGTGGGGTGATGATCGCCATCGGCATTCTGGTGGTGCTGATTGCCGTCAGTGCGCTCGTCGGCTGGCTGCTTTCTACCGTCACCGCGTCGGTGTGGCCCTCGGCGCCGCCTTACATGATCCTGGTGTGGATCGCGCTGGCGCTCGTGCTGCTCACGCCGACCATCGGGCGGCTGTTTCCCTGGATCAGCAACTGGTACTACCTGTTTCCGGCCATCGTGTTTATTCTCGCCTTCACGGTGTTGCCGGTTGTCTTGACGGTCAACTACGCCTTTACCAACTACAGCGGCCAGAACAGCGGCAACCCCGACTCCGCCGCACGGACGGAGGCGCAGCTCAGCAGCGACCGGCTCACCATCAACTTGCCGGAACGGGGAACCGACGAGCCGCTCTCTGCCTTCCTCAAATGCCGTGCGGCGGGCTGTGCAGGCGAGCAGGTCGTGCTCTACGACGAGGACGCTTCGGTGCCGTACCGTTTCGCGGTGGCGAGCATTGGAGAGAACTCGGTGCGCCTCGCGCAGCCGGTGCCGGCGACGCTCGATGTGGCCTACGCCACCCGCATCAACCGTATCGACCGGGTGGGTCTCGCCAACTTCCAGGAGATTTTCTCCAAGGCGAGCCGCGCGCTGTGGCCGGTTTTTCTGTGGACGATCTCGTTCGCGTTCTTCACGGTGATCCTCAATACCCTCGCCGGCCTGATCCTGGGCATCCTGCTCTATAACAAGCGGCTCAAGGGGCGCAACGTCTACCGTACGCTGCTCTTTTTGCCGTGGGCAATCCCCGCCGTGATCAGCGTGCAGATGTGGGTGGCGCTGTTTAACCAGCAGTTCGGCATCGTAAACAAGTCGCTCGGGCTCCTCGGGCTGCTGCCGATTCCCTGGCTCAACGACCCGCTGTGGGCGAAGATCTCGATTCTGCTCGTCAACCTCTGGCTCGGCTTTCCCTACATGATGACGGCCACCATCAGTGCGCTCTCGACGATCAACGACGATCTCTACGAGGCGGCGAGCATCGACGGCGCGAGCCGCTGGCAGCAGATCCAGGCGATCACGCTGCCGCTGCTGCGGAACTCCTTTACCCCGATCATGCTCTCGGCGTTCGCGTTTAACTTCAACAACTTCGGGATCATCTACCTGCTCACGGCGGGCGGCCCGGCGCAAGAAGGGCGCGAGAGCACCGCGCAGAGCACCGACATCCTGCTCTCGTGGGGCTACAACACAGCCTTCGCGTCGAGCGGCGGTCAGAACTACGCGCTCGCCAGCGCGATCGCCCTGATCATCTTCTTCCTGACCCTCGCCATCTCGCTCGTCAACTTCAAGGCGGCGGGCGTCTTCGAGGAGGCCCGCAAGTGACCACTGCTCCTCAACCTGGTGGGCAGCGCCCCCTTCCGCCCGGCGGCTACGTCCATCAGGAACCCTCGTGGCTCCGTAAGGCCATGCCCTGGCTCGTGCTGCTCGGTCTCCTGGTCGGCCTCGGCTTCCTGGTTCAGGCCCTGTCCAAAGTTCAGCTCGCCCGCGGCTTCTCGATCTACTTCGTCGAGGGAGGGTGGCAGCGCTTCTTGCTGTTCCTGCTCGCGGCGAGCGGCTTCCTGGCCCTGACCAGCCTGATCGGGCAGCGCCTCGGGCAGGCGCGCACCGGCAAGCGCATCAGCTACCTCGCGGTGCTCGGCGATCAGCTCACGCACCTCTTCCTGATCCTGGTCGTGTTCGTCGCGATCTACCCCCTCTTCTACGTGCTGCTCGCGGCGTTCGACCCGCGCAACAGCCTTTTCGCCTTCCCGAATTTTCAAGACCCCAACCTGCTTTACCGCGCCGGGCTGCTGCCGGAACTCGGTCAGCTGAATACCGAGAACTTCGGCCGGCTGTTCGATGGGGTGACGATTCCTGCCTACCAACTGCTGCTGGCTGGAATCGCGGGCGCGTCCATCGCGGCGCTGCTGCTGATGGCCCTGGCCAACCGGATCGGGCGCACCCCCGAGGCGCTCACCCAGGCCCGCAGCTGGGTCACGCGCGCCCTGATCGCCGCGACCGTGCTGCTCCTGATCTTCATGACGCCCGCGCAGTTCCAGGGAACGTCCAACGAGAGCAAGTTCCTGCTTTCCGTACGCAACACCCTTTTCGTCTCGGGGATGACGGGCGTGCTCGCGATCCTGCTGTCCACGACCGCGGGCTACGCGATGGCCCGGTTGCGCTTCCCCGGGCGTTTCCAGATGCTGCTCTTTTTCATCTTCATCCAGATGTTCCCGGTGTTTCTCGCGCTCGTGGCGATCTACACGCTGCTCACGATTCTGGGGCTGGTGAACACTTTCACGGGCCTGATCCTGGCTTACTCCGGCGGCGCGATCGCCTTCAACACCTGGATCTATAAGGGTTACGTCGAGTCGCTGCCCGAGTCGCTCGAAGAAGCCGCGATGGTGGACGGCGCGACCCGCTGGCAGACCTTCCGGATGGTGGTGCTGCCGCTCTCGGGCGGGATTCTGGCCTTTATCTTCCTGAACCAGTTCATCGGGACCTACGCCGAGTTCATCCTGGCGAGCGTCCTGCTCACCGGCGTCGAGCAGTGGACGGTGGGCGTGATGCTGCGCTCCTTTACCAGCGGCCAGTTCTCGACGAAGTGGGGCGTGTTCGCGGCGTCGGCCACCCTCGGAGCGCTGCCGATCGTGGCGCTGTTCTACGGCTTCCAGAACTACTTCGTCGGCGGCACGATGGCCGGCGGGGTCAAGGAATAACCCCGACGCTCCGCCTCTCTCCCGGCTCCTTCCCCTGCGGAGGGAGCTTTTCTTTGCCACTGTGCTAGAAGTTGACCTTTCTGGTACACTACCTGGATGGCCGCGCCGCTGACTTCAGAACGGCGCGCGAAGGAGTGACGATGAACAGAAAGATCATGGCTGGCCTGCTGCTGGCCGGACTCGCCCAGGCGGGCGCGGCGACGGTGCCGACCCTCACGAAAGGCACCCTGAAAATCGGCATGGAGGGCACCTACCCGCCCTTTACCTACAAGGACGACAAGGGCGTGCTCACCGGCTTCGACGTGGACATCGCGCGGGCGGTGGCGGCGAAGATGGGGCTCAGGGCCGAGTTCGTGCTCACCGAGTGGAGCGGCATCCTCGCCGGACTCCAGGCCAACAAGTACGACGTGATCGTCAACCAGGTAGGCATCACGCCCGAGCGCCAGAAGACCATCGGCTTCAGCCGGCCCTACGCTTACAGCAGCCCGCAGATCATCGTGCGCAAGGCCGGCTCCTTCGCGCCGAAGACCCTCGCCGATCTCAAGGGCAAGCGCGTAGGCGTGGGGCTGGGGAGCAACTTTGAAAAGCAGCTGCGGGCGGTGAGCGGCATCAACGTCGTGACCTACCCCGGCGCCCCCGAATACCTCGCCGACCTCGCGGCGGGGCGGCTCGACGCGGCGTACAACGATCGGCTGCTCGTGGGCTACCTGATCCAGCAGCGCGGCCTGCCGGTGCGCGGCGCGGGCGTGATCGGTGACGCCGAGGCGGTGGGCATCGCCATGAAAAAGAGCAATACGGCGCTCAAGGCGGCGGTGGACCGGGCGCTGCTCTCGCTGCGGGCCGACGGCACCTATGCCAAGATCAGCCGCAAGTGGTTCGGTCAGGATGTGGGCAAGCCCTGACATCAAGCTTGTGGCCTGTTTGCTGAGGAAGGCCGTGACCTGAGCCGCCGGAGAAGCGCTTGAACACCGAACAACTGCAACTCGTCTGGCAAAGCGCGGTGAGTGCGCTGCCCACGCTGCTCGCGGCGACGCCGGTCACGCTCGGCTTCGCGCTCGGGGCGATGCTGTTGGGCTTACCGCTGGGTTTCGCAGTGGCGCTCGCGCGGCTCTCGCGCTTCGGGCCGCTGCGCAGCGTGAGCAGCGTGTTCGTGTCGTTCATACGCGGCACCCCGCTGCTCGTGCAGATCTTCGTGATCTATTACGGCCTGCCGAGCCTGGGCGTGAGCCTCAGCCCCGTGGCGGGCGGCGTGATCGCGCTGACCCTCAACGCGGCGGCGTACCTGAGCGAGACGATCCGCGCGGCGATTCTGAGCATCCCCAAGGGCCAGCACGAGGCGGCGACCAGCCTGGGTCTGAGCGGCTCCCAGACGATGAGGCTGGTCATCTTGCCCCAAGCGGCGCGGGTGGCCCTGCCGAGCCTGAGCAATACCCTGATCGGGCTCGTGAAAGACACCTCGCTCGTGTCGGTGATCACCGTCGTCGAGCTCCTGCGCAGCGCCCAGCTCGTGATCGCGCGGACCTTCGAGCCGTTCGGGCCGTACCTCGCCGCCGCGCTGATCTACTGGGTGATCTCCAGCCTGCTCGAACTCGTACAGCGTGCGCTGGAGCGGCGTTTCTCGCGCGGAGTGGCGGTCGTCTGAGGTATCCGGAGAGGAGAGGGGGGGGCATCATCCCCCTCCTTTTCACACTGACTATCTTGCTTGACAAGTATCCTGCTCCACACTACCTTGCAAAGCATGAATCCCCTGAAGTCCGGCACGCTGGACCTGGCGCTGCTCGCCTCGCTGGAGGAGCGGCCCCGTTACGGCCTGGAAATCCTGGCGCACGTCAACGGGCGCAGCGGGGGATTGTTCGACATGCGCGAGGGGAGCCTTTATCCGGCGCTCTCGCGGCTGGTGAAGGCCGGGTGGGTGGAGGCCGAGTGGCAGCCGAGCGACAAGGGCGGCGCGCCGCGCAAGGTCTACCGCCTCACCGACGACGGGCGGCGGGCGCTGGGCGAGAAGAAGCAGGAGTGGCGCACCCTGCGCGGCGCCC is a genomic window containing:
- a CDS encoding maltose ABC transporter substrate-binding protein, which encodes MKKALTLLSLALLGQAGAATLTVWTHFGDAELAWLQAQAKSYEAKTKNKVNIVSVPFGDITDKFIQSAPKGQGPDLIVTQAHDRIGQMAAAGVIEPMDKYVTSKTDLDRTALSAMTYQGKLFGLPMFAESVALIYNKKLVPKAPTTWAQFLSAAQAAQKGGNLGFLMELNNAYLTYGFTSAYGGYVFKNNGGTLNTKDIGLANAGAAKAAGFLNDLRFKYNLVPEGVSGEAARSAFVQGRAAMILTGPWDMADIKKAKIDYGIAAFPTPPGASGKWSPFVGVQGTLMNAYSKNKAASATFAKQITTSDAQVAFNKAGGRIPVSLSARTKLKNDPVVAGFGKTISQGTPMPNVPQMGAVWGPWTNAVTQVSQKAGVDYSGVLNKAVTEMKSNIK
- a CDS encoding ABC transporter permease subunit, translating into MTVTARPPSLRSVVPPDGARGVMIAIGILVVLIAVSALVGWLLSTVTASVWPSAPPYMILVWIALALVLLTPTIGRLFPWISNWYYLFPAIVFILAFTVLPVVLTVNYAFTNYSGQNSGNPDSAARTEAQLSSDRLTINLPERGTDEPLSAFLKCRAAGCAGEQVVLYDEDASVPYRFAVASIGENSVRLAQPVPATLDVAYATRINRIDRVGLANFQEIFSKASRALWPVFLWTISFAFFTVILNTLAGLILGILLYNKRLKGRNVYRTLLFLPWAIPAVISVQMWVALFNQQFGIVNKSLGLLGLLPIPWLNDPLWAKISILLVNLWLGFPYMMTATISALSTINDDLYEAASIDGASRWQQIQAITLPLLRNSFTPIMLSAFAFNFNNFGIIYLLTAGGPAQEGRESTAQSTDILLSWGYNTAFASSGGQNYALASAIALIIFFLTLAISLVNFKAAGVFEEARK
- a CDS encoding sugar ABC transporter permease; its protein translation is MTTAPQPGGQRPLPPGGYVHQEPSWLRKAMPWLVLLGLLVGLGFLVQALSKVQLARGFSIYFVEGGWQRFLLFLLAASGFLALTSLIGQRLGQARTGKRISYLAVLGDQLTHLFLILVVFVAIYPLFYVLLAAFDPRNSLFAFPNFQDPNLLYRAGLLPELGQLNTENFGRLFDGVTIPAYQLLLAGIAGASIAALLLMALANRIGRTPEALTQARSWVTRALIAATVLLLIFMTPAQFQGTSNESKFLLSVRNTLFVSGMTGVLAILLSTTAGYAMARLRFPGRFQMLLFFIFIQMFPVFLALVAIYTLLTILGLVNTFTGLILAYSGGAIAFNTWIYKGYVESLPESLEEAAMVDGATRWQTFRMVVLPLSGGILAFIFLNQFIGTYAEFILASVLLTGVEQWTVGVMLRSFTSGQFSTKWGVFAASATLGALPIVALFYGFQNYFVGGTMAGGVKE
- a CDS encoding transporter substrate-binding domain-containing protein, which codes for MNRKIMAGLLLAGLAQAGAATVPTLTKGTLKIGMEGTYPPFTYKDDKGVLTGFDVDIARAVAAKMGLRAEFVLTEWSGILAGLQANKYDVIVNQVGITPERQKTIGFSRPYAYSSPQIIVRKAGSFAPKTLADLKGKRVGVGLGSNFEKQLRAVSGINVVTYPGAPEYLADLAAGRLDAAYNDRLLVGYLIQQRGLPVRGAGVIGDAEAVGIAMKKSNTALKAAVDRALLSLRADGTYAKISRKWFGQDVGKP
- a CDS encoding amino acid ABC transporter permease; its protein translation is MNTEQLQLVWQSAVSALPTLLAATPVTLGFALGAMLLGLPLGFAVALARLSRFGPLRSVSSVFVSFIRGTPLLVQIFVIYYGLPSLGVSLSPVAGGVIALTLNAAAYLSETIRAAILSIPKGQHEAATSLGLSGSQTMRLVILPQAARVALPSLSNTLIGLVKDTSLVSVITVVELLRSAQLVIARTFEPFGPYLAAALIYWVISSLLELVQRALERRFSRGVAVV
- a CDS encoding PadR family transcriptional regulator, translating into MNPLKSGTLDLALLASLEERPRYGLEILAHVNGRSGGLFDMREGSLYPALSRLVKAGWVEAEWQPSDKGGAPRKVYRLTDDGRRALGEKKQEWRTLRGALDALLLRRLGA